In Chrysoperla carnea chromosome 2, inChrCarn1.1, whole genome shotgun sequence, the following proteins share a genomic window:
- the LOC123293008 gene encoding dopamine receptor 2-like: MNQTLLLSEQIFNKNSERGIFLEPYLYNWDTINYGDDTSLSLLTGGSGNGGLSSLSQSSVQTATSSQTSSSTTEQLFFENNNYYNGANNIVNNNVTITNINVEQINNNTLSQTIFNWTLFNLTIKDNPDDYHDLITNDNTEEFTLWNQWRELSQDKAALVFFLFLFSFATVFGNTLVILAVIRERYLHTATNYFVTSLAVADCLVGLVVMPFSALYEVLEHTWFFGTDWCDIWRSLDVLFSTASILNLCVISLDRYWAITDPFTYPTRMSRKRAAMWIAVVWICSSAISFPAILWWRAVRIEEVPEFKCPFTEHLGYLIFSSTISFYLPLFVMVFTYYKIYRAAVVQTRSLKLGTKQVMMGSGELELTLRIHRGGTTRIPQARILDPQERRGTGDFRENNSSTPTEDEPLTAALHNNGLSRMAGGRVNSSNVVNATPGQKNFSLSRKLAKFAKEKKAAKTLGIVMGVFIVCWLPFFVVNLLSGFCLQCIYHEELVSAVVTWLGWINSSMNPVIYACWSRDFRR; this comes from the coding sequence ATGAATCAAACACTTCTATTATccgaacaaatatttaataagaacAGTGAACGAGGGATATTCTTAGAACCATATTTATACAATTGGGATACAATCAATTATGGTGATGATACATCGCTGTCATTATTAACAGGTGGGAGTGGGAATGGTGGACTATCATCATTATCACAATCATCAGTTCAAACGGCAACATCGTCGCAAACCAGTTCTTCAACAACCgaacaattatttttcgaaaataataattattataacggTGCTAATAATATAGTGAATAATAACGtaacaataacaaatattaatgtcgaacaaattaacaataatacatTATCACAAACAATATTCAATTGgacattatttaatttgacaataAAAGATAATCCAGATGATTATCATGATTTAATAACAAATGATAATACTGAAGAGTTTACATTATGGAATCAATGGCGTGAATTATCACAAGATAAAGCAgcattagtattttttttatttttattttcatttgcaaCCGTTTTTGGTAATACATTAGTTATATTAGCGGTAATACGAGAACGTTATTTACATACGGccacaaattattttgtaacgTCGTTAGCGGTGGCTGATTGTTTGGTAGGTTTAGTTGTAATGCCATTTAGTGCTCTGTATGAAGTTTTAGAACATACGTGGTTCTTTGGAACTGATTGGTGTGATATATGGCGATCATTAGATGTTCTTTTTAGTACAgcgtcaattttaaatttatgtgtcATATCATTAGATCGATATTGGGCCATAACGGATCCTTTTACATACCCCACTCGAATGAGTCGAAAACGAGCTGCAATGTGGATTGCAGTTGTTTGGATATGTTCGAGTGCTATCTCATTTCCAGCTATTTTATGGTGGCGTGCGGTTCGTATTGAAGAAGTACCGGAGTTTAAATGCCCGTTTACTGAACATTTAggctatttaatattttcatctacAATTTCCTTCTATTTACCACTTTTTGTAATGGTtttcacatattataaaatatatcgagcGGCAGTTGTACAAACACGTAGTTTAAAATTGGGAACCAAACAAGTAATGATGGGTTCTGGTGAATTAGAATTAACATTACGGATACATAGAGGTGGGACGACACGAATACCACAAGCACGTATTTTAGATCCACAAGAACGACGTGGTACTGGAGATTTTCGAGAAAATAATTCATCGACACCCACTGAAGATGAACCATTAACTGCTGCATTACATAATAATGGATTATCACGTATGGCCGGTGGACGTGTTAATAGTTCGAATGTTGTGAATGCTACACCGGGccaaaagaatttttcattaaGTAGAAAATTAGCGAAATTTGCTAAAGAGAAAAAAGCTGCAAAAACTTTAGGTATTGTTATGGGTGTTTTTATTGTGTGTTGGTTAccattttttgttgtaaatttattatctgGATTTTGTTTACAATGTATATATCATGAAGAATTAGTGTCAGCAGTGGTTACATGGTTAGGTTGGATAAATTCTAGTATGAATCCAGTCATTTATGCATGTTGGAGTCGAGATTTTCGAAGGTAA